The Pongo abelii isolate AG06213 chromosome 23, NHGRI_mPonAbe1-v2.0_pri, whole genome shotgun sequence nucleotide sequence ATCAGAATacaatagaacattttcatcacaaaGAGAATATCACCTGCCTCAGGAATTACTGTTCAAGTTAGAATGAAAACTGTGCCAAATGCAAATAAAGTACAGCAGCTGTGTAGCCTGGGGATAAAAGTCCAGGTTTTGCTGtttactggctttttttttttttttttttttttgagatggagtctgactctgttacccaggctggagtgcagtggcgttatcccggctcactgcaacctctgcctcccgggttcaagcgattctcttgtctcagcctccccagtagctgggattacaggtgcccgccaccatgcctagctaatttttgtatttttagtagagatggggtttctccatgttgaccaggctggtcttgaactcctgacttcgggtgatccgccttcctcggtctcccaaagtgctgggattacaggtgtgagccactgtgcctggcctactggCCCATTTTAAAATGGTAACATGTTCTGTTGTGGGCACATTACTTAACCACACTGTGCATTGGTTTCTCCATCTCTAAAACGGATTGCTGCGAATGTTGCTGAGATACTACTTATAAAGTGTTTAGCATAGTGCCTGTCACAGAATAATTAATACATGTTGCCTGTTGATTGTGATGATGTTCAATGTCATCATTATTCTTTTCCATCTTATTTAGCCCAGtccttctatttaaaaatacagattacaAGGttgctcacaactgtaatcccagcatttttggggtccaaggcagtaggattgctgcaGTCCAGAAGTTCGAGAAATAGAgactacaaaacataaaataggctgggcgtggtggctcacgcctgtaatcccaacactttgggaggcctaggtgggcagatcacgaggtctggagatggagaccatcctggccacaatggtgaaaccccatctctactaaaaaaaaaaaaaaaaaacagttggacgtagtggtgtgcgcttgtaatcctaggtactcgggaggctgaggcaggggaatcgcttgaacccggaggcagagttgcggtgagccaaaatcatgccactgcactccagcctggcgacagagtgagactctgtctcaaaaaaaaaaaaaaacacataaaatatataatttgacaAAATATAATTCTTTCCCCCTTTGTGCTCTGTCTATAGCTCCAACTGATTATTTCAGGATAAATTGGTATCTTAATAAAGATGTTATTCGAACTCCATGAACCAGGGAGACGTAGTGTATACAAAGTGCTGAACCGTTACGAGTGGTGAGCTGAGAAACCTTCATAGTGCTCCTTGAGAAGGAGGCTTCCTGCTCAAGATTAGGCTTCAGTGCCTTTCATAGCAAAGGCCACAAACCGCACTGGCCTTGTTTGCCCTCTGGCTCCTTGGCTTGTGTCATCCTCTTATTTGGAATACTTATAGATGAATAGCTGTCCTTTTGACTTAGAGCAAGTGAAGAAGGATCATCCGTGCTGATTTTCTTTATCCCACTTAAGATAATCATAATTCCCTGGGCTTAGCCAGTGTTGTCGTTAAGGGGCTTACGGTGCTTTCTAACAAAGACTGTCCAGTGAGGGTCAGTGAGTGCCTGGTGTATTTCCTCCTGTCCAGGTAGATGCCACATAGGGTAGGTGGCTCTTCCTCGCCACTCTCTttcattaatttgtttttgttttttcaaactaCAGATATAGTGAAAGTGCCTGCCTTCCTTGCTTTTGCAGAGGTATCAATTAGTGTCTGGAAGGAAAGGCACCTTGTTGACATTTCTCAGGCACTTACATAAACATGACTGTATAAAGAGAGATCACTTCAAAAATGGTTACATACTGTATTGTGCCATTTAGTGtgacttgttttttgttttttgttttttgtttttttgagacagagtctcactctgttgcccaggctggagtgcagtggcgcaatctcggctctctgcaagcaccacctcctgggttcactccattctcctgcctcagcctcctgagtagctgggactacaggtgcccaccaccacgcccggctaattttttgtatttttagtagagacggggtttcaccgtgttagccaggatggtctcgatctccagacctcgtgatccgcctgcctcagcctcccaaagtgctgggattataggtgtgagccaccgcgcccggcctagtgtGACTTGTTAACACACTTAAACCATATTTTCATAGACCTGACTTGCTCTTTTGCTGCAGTGTGCGTGATATGGATATACCATGCCTCTGATGATGAACGTTTGGGTTGTCAGTTTCCACAATTACAGGCAGTGAATCAGTGAATATCCATGTATATGTTGTACACAGGCATATTTTTAGGGATTactacctagaagtagaattgtggATTGAACGATActtgctttttaagttttttaaagttAGCTTACTGaggtgtaggttttttttttttttttttttttttacggagaGATGAGCCACCAGCTcgcgcctgttaatcccagcactttgggaggccgaggcaggtggaccacgaggtcaggagatcgagaccatcctggctaacatggtgaaacctcgtctctactaaaaatacaaaaaaattagccggacgtggtggcgggcacctgtagccccaggtactccggaggctggggcaggagaatggcatgaacccaggaggcggagcttgcagagagccgagattgcaccactgcaccccagcctgggtgacagagcaagactctgtctcagaaaaagaaaaaaaaatcatacttttcTGATTTCCCATGTTaattgtcaattttgttttctttgaagtgATCATCACTATTACTTGCCTGTTTTCTATTTGATTGCTTTTTTAATTGCATtatgagaattctttttttttttttttttttttttttgagacggagtctcgctctgttgcccaggctggagtgcagtggcacgatctcagctcactgcaagctcccctcccaggttcacgccattctgctgcctcagcctcccgagtagctgggactacaggcgcccaccaccacgcccggctaattttttgtatttttagtagagatagggtttcaccgtgttagctgggatggtctcgatcttctgacctcgtaatctgcccgccttggcctcccaaagtgctgggattacaggcgtgagccacggtgcccagcctatGAGAATTCTTtgtaggattttatttatttatttattttttgagacagagtctcactctttcgcccaggctggagtgcagtggcatgatctctgctcactgcaatctccacgtcctgtgttcaagtgattttcctgcctcagcttcccgagtatctggattacaggtgtgcaccaccacgccctgctaatttttttttttttttttttttagtagagacggggtttcaccatgttggccaggctggtattaaactcctgacctcaagtgatccacccatctcggcctcccaaagtgcttggataaCAGGTGTAagcgccaccgcacccagcctgagaattctttatatattctggatattctttttttttttgccccccgagatggagtcttgctctgtcacccaggctggagtgcagtggcgtgatctcagcttactgcaacctctgcctcccaggttcaagcgattctcctgcctcagtctccggagtagctgggattacaggcacgcaccaccacacctggctatttttgttttggtgtgtttttttttttttgattttttttgagacggagttttgctcttgttgcccaggctggagtgcaatgatgcgatctcggctcaccgcaacctctgcctcccgggttcaagagattcacctgcctcagcttcccaagtagctgggattacaggcatgtatcactgtacctggctaattttgtatttttagtacagatggggtttctccatgttggtcaggctggtgtcaaactcccgacgtcaggtaatccgcctgcatcggcctcccaaggtgctgggattacaggcgtgagccaccgcacctggcctgtttttgtatttttagtagagatggcgtttcaccatgttggccaagctgttctcaaactcttgatctcgtgatccatctacctcggcttcccaaagtgctgggattataggcgtgagccaccgtgcctggcatattctttgtttttatattataaaattagcaACTTTTTGTCCCACAGTctagaagaagaaaattttttgtgttttgagacagttttactctgtcactcacactggaatgcagtggcacaacctcacctcactgtagcctccgtctcttgggctcaggcaatgcccccacctcagcctccttaatagcggagactacaggcgcctgccaccattcctggctaatttgtttttattttttatagcgatagggttttgtcatgtttcccaggctggtcttgagctcttggacCCAAGTGATcagctcacctcagcttcccaaagtgctgggattacaggggtgagcctcTGATCCCTGCTGGAAGAGTTGAAGAACAGTCTTAGATCTTCTGAGACCTAGGTTTTAGGTCTGTGATTTCCAAACCTGATGCACACCAGATTCAACcagagaacttaaaaaaattgagtAGGTAGGTCTGTTGTGTTCCATCTGTGTGACTGCTGGAGCCAGACCAGCCATGCTTCCAGGTTCTACTTCTGTCCCAAACAGATtcctgtggcttgtcttctctgTGTTCGTTGTGCTTGGCCAGACAACTCTGGTTGAGAGTGGTAGAGAGGTGACATAGTCTGGGAACTGATGGTCAGCTGTGGTAGGGAAGGCTCACACGTGCAGATACCTATTACCACATCACTGCTCATAACCCAGGGCGTACCACGGTCTAGCTGCATCTGAATAGATGGTACAAGAGGCCCTGTGGTGTTTCCGGTGGCCCGGTCAACTGCATTGTGAGGCCCAGAGACAGGAAGTGACTTTAGGTTGTGTTTGACTCCAGATTGGATGTTTTTACCACAGACTACCTCTAATCCTAGACATTTTTACTTCACTATGTAGTAACATTCAGTAATGAACAAAATTCACAGTTTAGTCAAGATGGCTTTGAAAAACAGTGTACAGAATGGTTTAGAATGAGAAGTGGTCATCTCACCCTCACCTCGCCCCGTCCAGAGCCAGAGCATTGATTGCCTCGTTTTCAGCATTGTGGACATGGATGATCACTTTGGGCTTATACCACTACTGcatgtttcctttcttcctcaacAGTTTCAGTCATTCAGTCAGTACCGCTGTAAGACTGCCAAGAAGTCAGAGGAGGAGATTGACTTTCTTCGTTCCAATCCGAAAATCTGGAATGTTCACAGTGTCCTCAATGTCCTTCATTCCCTGGTAGACAAATCCAACATCAACCGACAGTTGGAGGTGTACACAAGCGGAGGTGAGTGCAGCAGGCCGATGGCTGCAGCCTGCGAATTTCCAGCTGCTTGCCATCTGTTCCAAATGAATATATCACTGCAAGTAGAGCAGATGAGTCACCATGTCTTCAGTGGTGGTCTGTTGACTCTTTGTAGGTGCTTGAGTACAAACAATAGCAGGGTATTCATGCTGGGGACTCGGGGGCTTGGGAGTCCGTTGGCCAACAAACTGAACCAGCACATTGAGATTTGCGTTTGTAAACACTTCTACTGTGTCTCCAGTGCTTTTGTTTAGATAAGCACTTCTCACATGCGTTGGTGTCAGAGCCACCTTACCCTGTTAAAATATTGAGAACCACAAAatgtatctatattttaaaaaaaagttttgttttgttttttttcagtgaaGAGTGGCATTTTTGCAGATCTCTCTGTCTGGCTGAGATAGCTGGATTCTCatttctgcttctgcattcagtctgttgcaatgtgttcttttgtttgaagcacataaagaaaatctggcctaggcactgtggctcacacctgtaatcccagcactttgggaggcttaggcagaagaatcgcttgagcccaggagtttgagaccagcctgggcaatatagtgagactttgtctcaaaaaaaatgtttaaattggctgagcatggtgggtGGGGtgcccttgtagtcccagctactcaggaggctgagatgggaggattgcttgagcccaggaagcaaagattgcggtgaactgagatcacaccattgtactctagcctgggccacagagcgagaactggtctgaaaaaaaagaaggaaaatctggCTTCACACAGATATAGAAAGGAAGGagttttttgtcatttgtttttgagacagggtgtcactgtgtcacccagtctggtcttggactcctgggctcaagcaatcctgccttggcctcccaaaagtgccaAGATTATTGGAGAAGATTTTCTTTGATACTACACCATGTAGTAGTATGTATGGGTTGAATATTCCTgatttgaaaatttgaaatctgaaatgctccaaaatctgactttttgagcaccaacatgacgcCGTAAGTAGAAAATTCTatacctgacctcaagtgaccagTTGCAGTCAGAACTTCGTCTCATGCACAAAagtatttaaaagattataataaaGTTACTTTCAGGCTGTGTGTATAAGACatgtatgaaaaataaatgaattttatatttagatttggATCCTATCCTTAAGATACCTCATTagggccgggtgccatggctcacgcctataatcttagcattttgggaggtcgaggcgcgcagatcacctgaggtcaggagttcgaagaccatcctggccaacatggtgaaacctcatctctactaaaaatacaaaaaattagctgggcctggtggtgggcacctgtaatcccatctacttgtgaggctgaggcaagagaatcgtttgaaccagggaggcagaggttgcagtgagccgagatcgcaccactgcactccagtcttggtgacagagcgagactccgtctcgggaaaaaaaaaaaagatatctcatTAGGCAtatacagatatttaaaattgcaaaatccaaaacacttctggtcacAAGCATTTATAGAAGTATACTCACCCTGTACTACTTTGAAGTAACCAGTGGTAGTTTCATACAGATTAGGTGCAGTGAGGAATCTGAAACTGTATtggtgaatttttcttttgttaacgtTACTGGTCACTTCTGTAATTTGAAAGAGTTCCTTACATCCATGTGTgactttttttcctgagacagaatctgctctgttgctcaggcagaGTGCACTgtcatgatctcagttcactgcaacctctgcctccggggttcaagcgattctcctgtctcagcctccagggaTATAGAAAGgaaggattacaggcacatgccaccacgccgggctgatttttgtatttttagtagaacagagtttgaccatgttggccaggctgctcttgaactcccgagctcaagtgatctgcctgcctcggccttccaaagtgctggggttacatgcatgagccactgcgcctggccatttgtgatttctaaaaaaaatatcGGTTCTCTGAGTTATAaagatcttccaaatgttgacagattttattacatttttttaaaaagtcagatttGTTACTTTTGCCACTGACATCAGGTAAGCATTTATTTGTAAGCTATAGAGCTTGTAGTGGCAGATACGAATTTTACAAAATTCCATTTTTGCTTAATagcttgaatttttatttattttgagatggggtctcactctgtcatccaggctgaagtgcggtggcacaatcatggctcactgcatcctctacctgctgggctcaagtgatcctcctacctcagcctcccgagtagctaggaccgcaggtttgcaccaccatacctggctgatttttttttttttttagtagaaacaaggtctcactttgttgcccaggccaatctTGAACTCATGGGATttcatgtgtgagccactgtgcccaacctttGAATCGTTTTATAGGTAGCAAACACTGTCAGTTCTTTTCTTTGAGGTATGACAGGTTTACTTCATTTTTGTGAAAATGTCTGCccgtttttccttttttttttttttgagacagagtcttgctctgtagcccaggcttgagtgcagtggcacagtctctgctcactgcaacctctgcctcccgagttcaagcgattctcctgcctcagcctccccaatagctgggactacaggtgtgcgccaccacacccggctaatttttgtatttttagtagagacggggcttcaccatgttgggcaagctgggctcaaactcctgacctcaagtgatactcccgcctcggcctcccaaaatgctaggattacaggcgtgagctgtgcTCAGTTGTgtatcagttgttttttttttttttttcttgagatggagtcttgctttgttgcccaggctggagtgcagtggcgcgatctgggctcactgcaagctccgcctcccaggttcatgccattcttctgcctcagcctcccgagtagctgggactacaggtgcccgccaccacgcccggctaattttttgtatttttataatagagacagggtttcaccgtgttagccaggatggtctcgatctcctgacctcatgatctgcccacttcagcctcccaaagtgctgggattacaggcgtgaaccaccgtgcccagcctatgtaTCAGTTgttttttcaagtaaaaatgagaaaaggattttctttctttttttttgtctttttttttagaacagggtctctctgttacccaggccaaAATGCAGTAGCACTTCCATagatctctgtctcaaaaaaccaacaaacaagcaaacaaacaaacaaaaacaactgatACAAACTCTGGTTATTCAGCTATGgtacctgggctcaagcaaatcctcccacctcggcctctcaagttgctgggattacaggtctaagccaccatgcctggctaaggaCTAGTTCTTTTAGTGCAAATGCATGGCAAGAAGCAATACAGTGACTACTGGTACAATTTTGTGTCGTTGCCTGATTTATGCTTAAGTTGACAGTAATTTTACCCAACATAGTGTTTGCATCATGCAAAATTCAACTCAGTGGGAAGGGCAAGTAACATCTTAAGTGTTGTTATtaggaaaatagttttgacctcatGTGCTTTCTGAAAGGAGGGGTCTTCGTGGGTGTATTTTACTGATGAGAGGGGCCTTTTCATGTGTTGGGaccaaaaagaaataagcaaaatgaaCTGCCACCCTGTAAGCAAATATTGGTAAATTGAAGATTAGATAAGATTGGTTTTGCTGTTTCTTGGTATTCCTTTGAAGTTATTCCCAGTTGAGGGAAGCTTTCAAGGCTGGCAGTAGGTGAGATGCCTACTGAGTAACATTCAGAGGTCAGGTATGCCTGCCTTTACCTGCCTCCTATCAGAGTATTCACGGTGTCTGTCTCTTTCAGGTGACCCCGAGAGTGTGGCTGGGGAGTATGGGCGGCACTCCCTCTACAAAATGCTTGGTTACTTCAGCCTGGTCGGGCTTCTCCGCCTGCACTCCCTGTTAGGAGATTACTACCAGGCCATCAAGGTGCTGGAGAACATCGAACTGAACAAGAAGGTGATGCCTATTGCCTCTGGCCCCTCTTGCCAGAGCCAGAATATCTATTTCTAGAGAACCACTCTGATCTCTTAGGAAAAATTtccaggagaggaaagaggactGTTCCCTCAGGCCATTGAAAGTTGAGACTAAAACTGGGCAAACAGCTGTGGTAAAAAGCTGGACCTGGACGATTTTGGTAGTTAACGAcagttttttattctgttttcaaaatGGAATGATCATGGcagcttgctctgtcgccagactgcagtgcagtggcgcgatctcagctcactgcaacctccgtctcctgggttcaagcgattaccctgcctcagcctcctgagtagctgggactacaggcatgcgccaccatgccctgctaattttttttttttttttttttttgtattttagtagagttggggtttcacagtgttggccaggatggtcttgatctcctgacctcatgatccacccaccttggcctcccaaagtgctgggattacaggtgtgagccaccatgcctggcccatggcAGCTCTTTACTCTTCACATTTTGCCAAAGGATTGAGAAGGCCAGacgcattggctcacacctgtaatcccagcactttgggaggctgaggcaggtggattacttgaggtcaggagttcgagaccagcctggccaacatggtgaagccctgtctctgctaaaaatccaaaaaaaaaaaaaaaaaaaaaaactagctgggtgtggtggtgggcacttgtaatcccagctactcaggaggctgaggtaggagaatcacttgaacctgggaggcagaggttgcagtgagccgagatcatgccattgcactccagcctgggcaacagaacaagactccgtcccagaaaaaaaaaaaaaaaaaaagaattaagtaaaGATGTAATTCTAAGATGGTATGTTCATTGATACATGGTTAGCTGTTGTGTTCTTCCTAACCACAGAAAAATATTACAGATACTTTTTATTTGGTGTTTGGctcatgtgcatgtatgtgtttcTGTCTTCCCTATCCAAAAGGACTTAattgaaaaagcaaggaaaaataacaaaactgagaTGTATAGCATTTtagagctgaaggagattttggggatTACCTGATCCAGAACCTTCTTGTTTACAGCTAAGAAAATGGATTCCTCAAAACATACAACTTAATTGATGAATAGGAATATCCGCTCTCAAACTCTGGGACTCCAGAGCTTCCTCTGGATAGTTGAGGGCCTCTGCGGGGAAAACTCTTGGTGTTTCTATCTCTGGTTCTATCTAGGATGAATTGACACTCATGGATGTTTGTTCCACCTCCTTCTACAGAGTATGTATTCCCGTGTGCCAGAGTGCCAGGTCACCACATACTATTATGTTGGGTTTGCATATTTGATGATGCGTCGCTACCAGGATGCCATCCGGGTCTTCGCCAACATCCTCCTTTACATCCAGAGGACCAAGAGCATGTTCCAGAGGACCACGTACAAGTATGAGATGGTAAGGGGGACTCTGCCTGCCACCAATGGCCTTTCTAATCAGGGGGCTCCTTGGCACCTATGCCAACCATTCTTGGTAAACACCATCTAAAATATTGCACTtttaagccaggagttcaagactgtagAGCACTCTATGATTGCACCTACTAATAgatcacccagctggagtgcagtgatgcagtcacagctcacgtcagcctcaacctcctgggatcaggcgatcatcctacctcagccttcccaataGCTGGGCCTAAAGGCGCACACAACAACACCGgctagtattttttttgtttgtttgagacgaagtctctgtcacccaggctgtagtatagtgcgatctcagctgactgcagcctccacttcctgggttcaagtgattctccagccttagcctcctgagtagctggggctacagacgcgtgccaccacgtccagctaatttttgtatttttagtagagatgaggtttcaccatttggccaggctgatctcgaactcctgacctcaggtgatccatccacctcggcctcccaaagtgctgggattacaggcgtgagccaccacgcccagccaaaatgaTCTTTTAATGGCTAGCGTACTCTAAGAGTTTCTGTTGTGATGCCTGTTACCTCAGATCATTAACATCTTGATGATAAGGACGATGATAATATCTTTTGTTTCAATTATATTCTCCAGCAGtgcctacatttatttattcagcatcaATATGCTGAGTGTTCTCTGGGTTCTAAGTGTTTTAATATAAGGTGTGGATATTGGTGGGAAGGAGGATGGGTTCAAGGCATGCATAGAATTGGGAGGAGCTTCCTAGGCAGAGAATATGATGAGCAAAGTGGTTGAGACTTGAGAGTGTGGTGACGCAGCAGCACAATAAACCGTTTCGGCTGGAGGGCAACTAGGTAGTAGGAATTGGGTTATTAGATTCTGAGAACCTTCATTAACCCAGGTAAAGTAGAGTCCTGTGTCATTTGATGCTgcagatacattctgagaaatgcattgtttggtgattttgttgtgtgaacatcatagaatgtacttacacaaacctagatgggatAACCTACTACATACCCaggctacatggtatagcctGTGGCTCCTTGGCTACAAACTTCTAGAacatattactgtactgaataccataggcagttgtaacacaaaggtatttgtgtatctaaacagaaaagatacagtaaaaatacaggaTTATAATCTTGTAGGATCACCATCCTATATGTGGCCCATGGCCTGTTGTTGACTGAAACGTTGCACGGCACATTACTATTTAGTCTATATTCTATCATCATTGAGGTTGCATCAAAGCTTTTGGGTAACTCGATCCTAACTGGTGTAAAACGATTGACCTGCTAGTGATGTGTGGGACAAACTGGAGAGGCTAAGACAGAGGTGCCAGTAAGGAATCCAGAAGATGGCTAAGGAGGATCTGGAGCTAGGATGGAAGTTAAGTAGATCTAGAGGGAGGATTGGAAGAGATGTTGGGGAAGTTCAATGGCTGGTATGAGACAACTGGGTAAGTCAAATATCTGTGCAGAGAATGGTGAGGCCAGTTGGCAGTGGGGACCTCAGGAAGTCCGTCTCATTTGACCTGGTACCActctccaccccatccccagaTTAACAAGCAGAATGAGCAGATGCATGCGCTGCTGGCCATTGCCCTCACGATGTACCCCATGCGTATCGATGAGAGCATTCACCTCCAGCTGCGGGAGAAATATGGGGACAAGATGCTGCGCATGCAGAAAGGTGACCCACAAGTCTATGAAGAACTTTTCAGTTACTCCTGCCCCAAGTTCCTGTCGCCTGTAGTGCCCAACTATGATAATGTGCACCCCAACTACCACAAAGAGCCCTTCCTACAGCAGCTGAAGGTGTTTTCCGATGA carries:
- the EIF3L gene encoding eukaryotic translation initiation factor 3 subunit L isoform X2, which translates into the protein MSYRPVVSPVMSLTRRCMRSRTSMRTDAVFLILYKELYYRHIYAKVSGGPSLEQRFESYYNYCNLFNYILNADGPAPLELPNQWLWDIIDEFIYQFQSFSQYRCKTAKKSEEEIDFLRSNPKIWNVHSVLNVLHSLVDKSNINRQLEVYTSGGDPESVAGEYGRHSLYKMLGYFSLVGLLRLHSLLGDYYQAIKVLENIELNKKSMYSRVPECQVTTYYYVGFAYLMMRRYQDAIRVFANILLYIQRTKSMFQRTTYKYEMINKQNEQMHALLAIALTMYPMRIDESIHLQLREKYGDKMLRMQKGDPQVYEELFSYSCPKFLSPVVPNYDNVHPNYHKEPFLQQLKVFSDEVQQQAQLSTIRSFLKLYTTMPVAKLAGFLDLTEQEFRIQLLVFKHKMKNLVWTSGISALDGEFQSASEVDFYIDKDMIHIADTKVARRYGDFFIRQIHKFEELNRTLKKMGQRP